CGTCAGTGGGGGACTTGCCGACAATCACTTTGCTGCTCAGCTCGACAAGGTTGTCCGTGACGCAGATCACTACCCGGTATATGGGGACCCAGACGCGTTTTTTGCGCAGACTTACGCGACCAGTGGTTTGCGCACTCTCCTTACGAAGACGTTCGGTCGGGTATCGGGATCGAAAGGTGTAGCCGGAGAGAATGGTGTCCTGCGTCCCACCACTTCGTTCGGTGGTGGAAAGACTCATGGACTGACTGCCGTCTATCACCTTGCGAAGGGTGCACGTCCTGTCAATCTTGGTGATTTTGTTGATATTTCACTGTTGCCTGACCTGCCTGTGAAGATCGCAGCACTGGTCGGTGACGCGTTGGATCCGGTCGCCGGAGTCGACACCAACGGGCACCGTACCTTCACGCTCTGGGGTGAGATGGCGGCCCAGATCGGTGATGATGCCTTCACCGCGATGGCGGCCAGCGACCAGGAGCGAACTGCGCCTGGGACCGCAACGATCAAGGCTGCATTTGGGGGTGAGCCGACGATTGTCATCATCGACGAGATCGCCAAGTACATCCGGCAGGTCACCTCGTCCGGAAATGAGGACGTCCGGCGCATGGCCAAGGCCATCGCCGTGTTCCTCGGCAACCTGTTCGAGGTCGCATCCGACCCGACGAACAGAGTCTCCGTCATCATCACATTGGCTGCCTCGACCAACGCATTCGGCAAAGAAACCACGGAGATGACGGATCTTCTCGATGACGCCGCTTCCGCCGCGAGCGGTGCCGTCGCTGAGACGGCGGACGTCCTTGCCCGCGCGGTCCAGCCGTCTGCCGTCATCAAACCCGCCGACGACACCGAAATCGGCGAGATCCTCAAGACCCGCCTGTTCAAAACCGTCGACCAGAAAGCAGCCCGCGCCGCTGGCGACGCATACCGGGAGTTCTACGAAGTCCTCGGAAAGACGGAAATTCTTGCCGGCGGACCAGAACAGCCGGTCACCTACGGCGACCAGGTCGCCAAGTCGTACCCGTTCCACCCCGAACTTGTCCGGGTCCTCGACCAGCGACTCGGCGACATCCCACAGTTCCAACGAGCTCGCGGTGCGCTTAAGCTCCTCGCGGAGGTGGTAGCCGGGATCTATCGCGACGGCGACGACACTGCGATCATCAATGTCGGCGACATCGACTACGCCGATGCACCCGTACTCAACCACCTCACCGACGGGCTCGGACGCGGGGAGTTCTCCTCCGTAGCGATCGGCGACTTCGCCGGCCGAAACTCCCACGCGGTATCGGTCGATGCCGACATCTTCCCCGGCAAACCGCGGTACGCGACCCGAGTCGCACGAACGGTATTTACACACTCGTTGGAGATGAAATCGAACGCAGGCGCCGGCCGTAACGACTGGCTGGTCGGCACTCTCCGCCCCGGCGAGGATGCCACAATCTTCGAGAAGGCACTGACCGAGTCGGAAAAGGTGTTCTGGCACCTCGCGTACGACGGAGCACGGTGGCGTTTCAACGTCGAACCAAACGTCAATGCGATTATCGAGGCAGAGAAACGCAATGTCGCGAACACTCGCGTCGCAGCCATCGTCGATGACCTGATCCACCGCGCGTTCTCCAACGATGGTGGAGTCAACCCGATCCACTTCCCATCCGGTGCCGTCGACATTCCTGACCACGCCAGCCTGCGCGTTGCGGTGCTCGACTACCGCGTCCTGACGGTGAGTGTCAAAGATTCAGACACAGCACCCAGTTTGTTGGTCGAGATGCTCGACAAAACTGGAACCGTTGGTTCACCCCGCAAATACCGCAATGGTGTTGTCTTCGCGGTCCCCGCCGAAGATCAGATTGACGCACTCAAGGATCGGGCTCGTGCGTTGATCGCTGCGGATATCCTTGCTGCGGATACCACCAGGCTGAGCCAGTTCAGCGCCGAGGTGCGGAAGAAGATCGAGGCCTATCAGAAGCAGGCGTCGCTCGAAGCGCGGATCGCGGTGAACCGCTGCTACAAGCACATTTACTTCCCGACCAGTGATAAGTCGAACGGCCATTTGCGGCATAGGGAGCTTCCTCCGCAGGTTCAGGGGGATACGAAGAATGCGACGTCCGCGGTGATCGCGCTCCTCGAGGATGAGGGCAAGATCCGGCGGGAATCGTTCACAGCTTCGTTCCTGCGGTCGAAGACTTGGCCGAAAGTCGAGTCCGTCACCACTGCTGCGATCGTGGACTACTTCTGGATGGACCATGCTTCGCCGATTGTTCGAAACCCTGTGCTCTTGCGTGAGGCCATCACCAACGGCATAAAGAATGAGAACTGGGTTTACTACGACGGGTCTTCAGGCAAGGCGTATACCGCGCACGCAATGGCAGGTATGAGCATCGGATTCAGTAGTGATGCCGAGATCATGACAGCGGCCGAGGCGCAGAATCGGGGACTGCTCGTCCGCAAGCCAACACAAACTGATTTGCGTGCAGTCCTCCCCGAAACCGCAACGACCGGCGCCGCGCTCCGTGCTCTGCTGGACGTCGAGTGCGGCGGCGAGCCGTCCAAGGCTGAGGTTCTTGAACTGCTTGCCACCGCGGTGCAGGCCAGTGACTACAAGTCGTTCGTCGTTCTCGACACCGACCCGGAACCAGGGGTACGCGCACTGACCCCGAGCGCACTGAAGGAAAAGGGACTCGACACGCTGCGCATCATCCAGCGCGCGGATGCCGACGCCGCAGGTGTTGAGGTGCCGACCCGGACAGTCAATAGCAAGACGTTCACCGCGTCTGGTCCCGGCGGCACCGCATTTCAGAAGATTGTCGACCAGGTCTCAGACTTCACGATTCGCACAGTCTCTCGGTTGACTCTCAAAGCCACCGCAGACGAGGCGAAGGGCACTGGGGACATCGACCTGGCGGTCGCAGCACTGGGCATGTTGCCTAAGTTCTCCATCACTGTAACGAGCACTCTGGTTGCCGAGTACAAGAATCTCACCGGTGGACTTCGATTCGGTGGCACAGCGGAGCGAGCTGACTTCCAGAGCGCGTACGGCAACGTCAAGAAGGCATTATCCGGCGCGGCCAAGATCGCCGGTGACATAACCCTCGAAGTCGTCTTCGAACCGCCTGTCGATGTTGATACCGCCGACATCAGCCAGATCCACGCCGTAATCAAGAACCTTCAGATCAAGCAGACCACTATGACTGCCGAGGTGACCCGATGAGCACCCGAACCAATACCGCCACACGAATTCGCCCCCTCGCAGCAGTTGGTGCCACGCGTGCCTTCCGGATTACCGTCGTTCCAGGTAAGAACGACTTCTACGGCCTCGTCCTCGAGGAAACCTACGGTGAGGCCGGCAATGCACTTTCAGCTCACGTCGTTACCGCCACCCCCGTGCAGACCGGCCGGATCACTGACGCTGTCTTCGCCGCCGCCCGCAGCTCCGGGCACTCGCCTAGCGTCCTCGCATTCACGCGCAAGACCCCGATCCGAATCCACGAAGTGGACGGTGTGCGACTCGCACTGATCCTCCTCACTACTCAGCCCCTCGCAAAACATGCACGAGTGCGCGCGATCGTCGCTGGCATCAACGCGATGAGCGTCGAGGAAACCTACTACTGGTATTCCAAGTGCATCGGCACCGAAGCCTCTCGCGCACGCAAGGCACTTCGCACACTCCTCGCAGACGACTGAACTGAAAGCCGGACATGACCAACACCAAGCCCCGAGTCCTCATTGAAGACTGGCTCCCCGTCGCAGAACTCGGCATTGAGTCTCGTCGTGAACGGGCAGCGTCCTCGGCCCTGCCGCCCTTGTCCTATCTACATATCTGGTGGGCGAGACGTCCCCTAGTTGCGTCGGCAGCTGTTGTTTTAGGTGGTCTTATGCCTTCCTGGTCGGATGATTTGGCCGCAGCTTTTCCTGAATCGGATCAGGTTCAGTCCGAGCTGCAATACCGTCAGTGGCTCCTTTACCTGGTAGGTATTCGAGGAGATGTACTTGCTGCGCATGCAGAGAAGGAGGCAGCCGCTCTTGCGGGTACTCGACTGAAGCACAATCCTTTTACCTACAAGCAGGCGTACCGTTACGCGCCAGAAGAGTCTGATCGCGCACTCCTTCATGCTGTTCTCATCTGGACCTGGGGCGAATTGCCAGCCGTCGCAGACCCAACCGCCGGTGGTGGAAGTATTCCCTTCACTTCTGCTCGTCTTGGTCTTCCGACATTGGCGAACGATCTCAATGGTGTCGCGGCATCAGTCCTGCACGCGAGCGTTGCGTTGCCTGCGATACACGGAGACGAGCTCAATGCGCCGCTGAAAAAGTGGGGCGATATTCTTGTTGGGCGAGTCACGCGCGAGCTGGAGGAGTTTTTCCCTGCAAAGCCGGGTGAGAAGGTCACTCGATATATCTGGGCGAACGCGGTTAGCTGTCCTCGCACTGGCCGGCTTATTCCTCTGATGCGTGACAAGTGGCTGCGAAAGGGCAAGGGGCAAGAAGTCGCTGTTCGCATGACCACCGAACGAGATGGAACCCTTCTCGGTGAGCCTGTATTCGAGGTGGTCAGTGGAATTGAGATAGACAAGACAGATGCGGCATCCGGCACAATAACTCGAGGTACTGGTATCAGCCCCTACGATAACCTCGTAGTAGACAGTGAGTACATCAAGACGGAAGCGCAAGCTGGCCGTATGAGTCAGGTTCTGTATGCAGTAGTGGTTTCGAAACCCAACGGGGATACAGACTTCCGAGCGCCGACAGAAGAAGACCTTGAGGCTTTGCAGGCTGCAAATGCTCGACTGTCCGAGGTGCGAACGGTATGGGAAGCGCAGGGAATCCTGCCGACCGAGGATTTCCCGCATGGTAATGATATGCGGCCAGTGATGTACGGAATGCCTAGGTGGTCAGACTTCTTTACATCGCGTCAACTTCTCGTCCATGGAACATTCGGCGCGGAATTTCGGAACATGATTCCCGAGGTTCACGAAGATCTCGGTGTGGAGCGGGGTGATGCCGTCCTGTTCGAGTTGGCCGCAATGCAAGGAAAGGCGCTTAACTGGAATTCTCGGCTATCGTCATGGAACGTCAACTACCAGCGGATGCGTAGCGTCTTCGACAGTCACAACTTCGCCATGAAATGGTCCTTCGCGGAGATGGAAGGTGCGCACGACATTTATGGGTGGGCTCTCAGTCAGGCACTAAAATCTTATCGGGACCTATCTGCGATGTTCGAGCCTGAGGGTTCGTCGACTTTGATCGCGGACGCTGTATCGAACAGGTCCGTTGTTCAGGTGACCCAAGGGAATGCTGCAAGCGTGCCATGGGCTGACGGGTCCATCGCACATGTCTGTATGGATCCGCCCTATTACGACAACGTCATGTACGCAGAGTTGGCCGACTATTTCTATGTCTGGGAGAAGGGGACCCTTGGGGCACTGATTCCGGAGTTCTTCCGCGATTCACTCACAGACAAGGAGAATGAAGCTGTCGCAAACCCGTCCCGATTCGAGACTATGGGACGTAGGAAGAAGGAATTGGCGGACTTGGACTACGAGACCAAGATGACCGCTATTTTCGCTGAAGCCCACAGAGTGCTTCGTGTCGATGGCGTCCTATCAGTGATGTTCACGCACAAGCGTGCTGAGGCGTGGAACACGCTCGGTATGAGTTTGTTGCAGGCTGGCTTCACTATCGAAACCTCATGGCCAGTCAATACTGAATTCGAGAATTCGTTGCACCAGGCGAACATGAACTCCGCGGCGTCGACGATCATGCTGGTTTGTCGCAAACGCGATGTCCCAGGGGGTTCGACAAAAGTCTATCTCGATGACATCGAGCAGGATATCCGCGACGCCGCTAGGGCTGCCGCGCGTCGATTCCAGTATGACGGTATCGATGGTGTGGATTTGCTGCTTTCCACTTATGGGCCAACTCTGTCTGTGATCTCGCAGAGCTGGCCAGTGTATTCGTCCGTCCCGGATTCAGATGGTAAAGACCAGCTATTGCGCCCAGAAGATGCTCTCAACCTGGCCCGCGAAGAGGTTGTCCAGCTCCGTCGCTCCCGACTGGTAGGGAAGGTCGCGCACATCGACGATATGACAGACTTCGTGCTCCTTTCGTGGGATATCTTCGGGGCCCGGGAATTTCCGTATGACACCGCTCGGCTGTTGGCGCTCGCTGTTGGTGGTGTCGATGTAGAACACCTGGAGCGGGCCAAGGTTGTAACAAAGAAGGCTGGCAGCGTTACATTGCTCGCGCCGAGCGAACGACTGCGCCGCGATGCGGACAGTGAACTTCCCGGGGTACGGCCAGAAGCTGCGAGCTTCGAATTCACGATCGACGCCGTCGACACCGCCCTCTACATAGCCGAAATCGACGGAATGCCAGCCGCCAAACGGTTCCTCGACAGACACGGATTTACAGCCGATTCGGCCTTCATCTCTACCGTGCAGGGGCTCGTCAACGCGATCCCACGCACACGAGCGAAGGGAGCTTGGATCATTCCGGAAGCAGGTCTGTTGGATACCTTGTGCACGCTGTACTTCCCGACTATCACGCTGCCGGAGACAGAGGACCTGGCCGCACCAGCGGTGCAAGGTTCACTGTTTGGGGACGACTGACCGATGAAGCCGGAACCGCAGGAATCGTTGCTGGGTGAAATTTCCGGCAGCGGGCAGGAACACCAGGGAACCCTGGTCGATTTCCCCGATGTCGCCGATTCGTTCGAAGCTGTTGGTCTGAAGGCGCGATACACGCCTAGGGATCAACCGCTGAAAACGTTCTATATACCGATGCTCTCTCGTGCGATCTCCTATGACCGGGCGGTCGGATACTGGTCGGCCGCCGAGCTGCAATTCGCAGCCCAGGGGACCGCGCAGTTCCTGGCCAACGGTGGCCGGATGCGGCTCATCGTTGGTGCCCAGCTGAACGAAAATGACGTCCAAGCGGTGCTGTCTGGACAGCCGCTGAGTGATGTCGTGGCTGCTCGGATGCTCGCGGACCCTTCGCTTGAGGGAACGAAGATCGTCGCAAACGAGCACCTGGGCGTACTCGCGTGGATGGTTGCCCACGACAGACTCGAGATCCGAGTGGGAGTGCCAAAACTTGATGGAAAGCTTCTGTCCTATCAGGAATCTGGCAAATACTTCCATACGAAATATGGAGTGTTTACCGACCGGAACGGGAACAAGGTTGCCTTCAACGGATCGAACAATGCCTCCGTGCGAGCGTGGGTCGAGAACCACGAAACCTTCGACGTGTTCCCGTCGTGGATGCCCGCAGTGTGGGAGTGGAACGGACAGGAATCCGTTCGAGATTTCGACCGGCACTGGCACGACCAGCCGGACGAAGGATGGGCGATCGTTCCGCTACCCCAAGCGGTGCGCGAACACCTCATCGAGCACGCACCCGCTGCGCCGCCGTTGCCGCCGGGAGTGCCGGATTCGGAATTCGAGGAGGATGGCGAACCGTCCGCGCCGGAAGCACAACCGGTGGATGTGAAGGAGGCGTGGGCCGAGCTCGTCGATCTCGTAGGCCAACCAATGGCGTCGCCGTACACAGCGGTAGGTACCGCTCAGGTCAAGCCGCTACCGCACCAAGCGAGGTTGATCGACCGAGTCGTGGACACTTATCCGCGTGGTTACCTGTTCGCCGACGAGGTGGGGTTAGGTAAGACCGTCGAAGCAGGTCTCGTTCTACGGGAACTGTTCTTGGCAGGAAAGGCGCGAAAGGCACTTTTGCTCGTTCCTGCGTCAGTGATGCGACAGTGGCAGGAAGAGCTGCACGAGAAGATGAATCTCGACGTGCCACGGCTCGAGAAGGGTGAGTTCCTCGACCGAAATGACGAACCCGTCCGTGTACCAGCTGGGGTGAACCTGTGGTCGGCATTCCCGATCGTGCTCGCCTCAAGTCATCTCGCGCGTCGGAAAGACCGCCGGAAGGACATCTTGGCGGCGGGACCGTGGGACGTTGTACTCGTTGACGAGGCTCACCACGCCCGGCGTCGGGGATCGAAGCCGAGCGACACCCCGAACTCGCTGCTCGGCCTGCTGCTGGAAATGCGCGACAAAGAAATGTGGCAGGCGCTGTACCTTGCATCCGCTACCCCGATGCAGATGAATCAGCATGAAGCGTGGGACCTGATCTCTCTGCTCGGATTGAATGGGAGGTGGGCGGTGTCGGCATCGAACTTCCTCGAGTACTTCGAGCGGTTCCGCCATGATCCTCGATCACGCAGCTGGAAACTCCAGTGCGAGATGCTGGCCGACTACTTCGCGGACCCGAACGCCGATCGCGACCAGCACCTCGAAGAACAAGTCAACACAGCGCTCGGTTTTGTCGGTGCATGGGCGGTGTCCGGATTGGACGCGAATCCGCCGTCCTTGGAAGCACGTTTACAGATGCCGAACGAGGCTTCCGAATGGATGGATAAATGGCTGCGCCGTCACAACCCGATGCGAGACAGGGTGTTCAGAAACACCCGTACTACCTTGAGGGAATATCAGGCTGCGGGGATCATCGGTGACGAGGTCGTTATCCCAACACGGCACGTCAACGACGCGTTCATCCAGCTCGCACCGGATGAACGCAAGCTGTACGACCGGATCGAGGAATACATTCGGCGCCACTACAATTCGTACAAGACGGACCAGTCCAGCCAAGCGCTCGGATTCATCATGACCGTCTACCGTCGTCGCCTCACCTCGTCGTTCGAGGCGATCAAGAAATCCCTCACACGGCGTCTCGACGTACTCGAGCAGGGGAAGAGCCTGGTCGACCTTCTCTCTGACGATGACAACATCGACGTCGAAGACTCCCTGTTCGATCCCGAAACCCTCGAAGGATCGGCTAGCCGCCTCCAGGATGAGATCCACGAACTCCGGTTATTCCTCAACGACTTGAATAAGATCACCGGAGAGGACAGTAAGGCGACACGACTGGTTACCGACGTAAACCAGGCACTTCTGACCTACGACAGCTTGGTTGTATTCACCCAGTACACCGACACGATGGACTACGTACGCGAACGCCTGATCGCAGCAGGAATCACCAAAATAGGCTGTTATTCCGGCCGTGGTGGACAGATATACAACGACACCGACCAGAGTTGGTCGGAAGTCAGCAAAGCTGTCATCAAGGACCAATTCCGCGGCGGTGATCTGACCGTGCTCATCGGCACCGATTCCATGAGTGAGGGCCTTAACCTGCAAACGTCTGGCAGGCTCATCAACTACGACATGCCCTGGAATCTCATGCGTGTCGAGCAGCGCATCGGCCGCGTTGATCGTATCGGCGCGTCCTTCAAGGACATCGTTGTCACGAACTACTTCTACGCAGACACCGTTGAACAGCGCGTCTACGAGGGAATCCTCGAGGACTACGGAGATTTCACCGACATCATCGGTGACGCAGCCCCTGTCCTCGCCAACCTAGAGAAGGCCATCGAACAACTCGCGCTCGGAGAGGCCAGCAACGAGACGATCGAACAGAAGGTCGACGCGCTCAAAGGGGAGGTAGAGAACCTCAACAGCAACGCGATCCAGAAAGGGGATCTCGGTGCCTCGCCCGAGGTCATCGGGCATATCGAAGAACCACCCGAGTTGTGTGGCGACACAAGTCTCGAAGATCTAAAGAGGGTGCTTACCACCAACCGGCTAACCGGGCCGCATCTCACCCTGGTCGAAGGGCCGGACGCGGTGTATCGGCTTGCGCCACCGGTACCAGTGGCGTCCAGCTCGTTCAACATCAACTCGGGCACAGCTTCTGCGGCGTCCTACACGGACGATCGGCGGGCAGGTAAAGAGGTGGTGCTGGTTACCTTCGATCGTAAGGTCAGCGACGAAAGCCTGGACGGTGTCACGCTGCTCACCTACGGAACGCCCGAATTTGAGTCACTTCTCCCTTCGAGGGACGCATGAACGCAGCAGTCGTAACTCTCGTACTAGGTGTTGCGGTGCCCATACTGACCGCGGTCGGCGGATATGTCTCGACACGGCTCGGCAATCGAGATGAACGGGCGTCGATCCGCGCTGACATCGAGCTGCTCATGACTATGCCGGACGACTTCAATAGCCGCGAAGCGTTGCAGCGCAGTATCGAGGCGCGGGTACTCGCCCACGCACTTCCTTATCCGGGGATCCGGAAAGTCACTCGAATGATGATTGCGATCGCCTTGGGGGTTTTTGGTGCAGTAGCGGTACTTTCCTTCTTGATCGGTGGCGATCACCGGGCGACTGGTGCGAACGTGTTTCTGCTTTCTGCGATCATCTGCTGGATTCTGGTGTGCTGGCTCCTTCTCGATCATGCCCATCGACGGACGACGGCGGTTCATTCAGGTTGGGGAACAGTTGAGTGGTGGAGGACACCTCCCCAGCGTCGTCAACGAGATGGGGCACCCAGTGCATCACATACCAACGCATCAGAGCCCACACTGTGAGCGCGTGATGATCGATTGAGCCCGGTTGTCCAGCTCCGCAGCCTGAACGTCAAACTGGGATCACGGCCGCGTGAAGATCGTACTAATGCACGACGCTGCGATCTGGTTCAGTCAGAACGAGGCCGCTGCGAACGGAAGCTACATCCAGACGAAGAACACAGTTTCCGGAATCCCTGCAGTCGTTGTTCGTGAAAAAGAGAATATAGTTTGCGGTGCAACCTGGCTTACTGCTATTGAAGCGGATGCCGTCTATCTTTTCGACCTCGTACTCCCTGACACTTTTGGTGACCAGTTGAGTCGGAAGGTATCCAATCTCAGGATTTACCCCTATCGGCTTGCTGAGATCGTAAGAGAAGCGATGCAGGAAGTCGATAGGGTAAAAATCACGGCGTTCGGCGAGGGAAAATATGCTGGGGGCATAGTCAATTGAAGTCAGATCTAAGACGAGTAAGTCTCGGGTGGGCGTGAACTGGCCAGCTGTCGCGTAGCGATCCTCGGAATATCCAATCTCAACTAAGGCTGTCGCGAGTTCGTCGGCCCCGTAGAACATGGATTCGCCTTCGCGGCTCATGCGGTTCGCTTTGGCATGCTCGGCGGGTGCGGAACCCAGTTCTGCACCAGTGGCCGCGAAGTACGGGACCTCGTCCGAGTGCGTTCGTGCACGCCAGATTCTTGTGCCAGGTTTGATGACTCTAAGAAGGGAGTCGTAGTCGAAGGCAATGTAGTTGAGGATTTTCGCCATGAGCCTAACTGGTGAGAGAATCAACGAATCAGGGTCATATGAGAGCGGGGAAGGGTTCAACGCGAGATCGTTGAATCTCTTCCAACTAAATGGAAGCTCAACTTTATCCCATCCAAAATTTTTGTACGTCCAGTAGTCGGTGGGAAGTGACCCTTCGATCGCCCGGAACAAGTCGACGTTTCCTTGGGCGACCGCTCCCCAGCAATGTTCCTCGGCTACTTCCGTGGTTGAAAACCACTCAAGGCCGTCTCCACCCCCGGTCGGCGGGTTTCCTACCTCTGAACCAAGAGCGTAGATCCAATGTAGGCTATTGAGTATAAGTTCCATGTAGCGATCGAATGCGATCGCTACATTATCCCCGCCGGGGTCAACTTCGTTATTGCAGAACGAGCACGATTCGAAGATCGGGTTGTCTTCGTCCTCGTATTCAGCGTCTCGCGCTACCCCGCGTGCAGAATCGATGATTGGCTTCCCCATACATTTGATGCAAACGGACGCGATACTTGCCCAGTCGGATTCTCCCGGTGGATCAATACATGTCATGGAACAAATGTGGCATACGCGCCCTCAACCGATTGCTCGAGGTGGAAGTAGTAGCGCATTGCGAATGCGACAGCGCCAGCAGCAGTGTTGATCGTTCTTTGCGATGGCGTTCTCTGAAAATGCTCGTCCTGCCCGTCGACAGGGGCCCAGCGTCAGCTCGATCGCCGGAAATGTCAGGAGCGGGTGGTGAGTTCCTGGAGGTACCTTCTGGCGTTGGTATCGCCGGCCTTGGAGGCTAATTCGAACCAACGACGGGCACTCTCGGGATCTGGCGGGTCTATGCGGTAGGCGAGGAGCAAGCCGAGTCGGGTCATTGCTTCGGGGATCCCTGCGGTGGCGGCCCGTGTCAACCACTGGCGGCCGCTGTCGATATCGGGTGGCTCCGCGCAGAAGGCGAGCAGGATTCCGAGATTGACCATCGCGAACAGGTATCCAGCTTCGGCGGCTCTGGTCAACCAGAGACGGGCCCGGTCGTAGTCCGGGCGTACAAGTCTGAATCCGAGCAGCAGTCCCAGCTCGATCATGGATGGGTAGTCACCGGTCGCCGACGCCTTTTCCCACCAGTGGATCGCCGCCTCGACATCGGATTCATCGAGCTGGTCGACGAGAAGGCTGCCGAGTTCGAGCATCGCACCGACATCACCATTTGTGGCTGCGCGTTCGTACCAGTAGCGCGCACCGGCGAGGTCTGGGGGATCTAGCAGAGTG
This genomic window from Rhodococcus sp. KBS0724 contains:
- a CDS encoding RES domain-containing protein, whose amino-acid sequence is MGKPIIDSARGVARDAEYEDEDNPIFESCSFCNNEVDPGGDNVAIAFDRYMELILNSLHWIYALGSEVGNPPTGGGDGLEWFSTTEVAEEHCWGAVAQGNVDLFRAIEGSLPTDYWTYKNFGWDKVELPFSWKRFNDLALNPSPLSYDPDSLILSPVRLMAKILNYIAFDYDSLLRVIKPGTRIWRARTHSDEVPYFAATGAELGSAPAEHAKANRMSREGESMFYGADELATALVEIGYSEDRYATAGQFTPTRDLLVLDLTSIDYAPSIFSLAERRDFYPIDFLHRFSYDLSKPIGVNPEIGYLPTQLVTKSVREYEVEKIDGIRFNSSKPGCTANYILFFTNNDCRDSGNCVLRLDVASVRSGLVLTEPDRSVVH